The Aureispira anguillae genome contains a region encoding:
- a CDS encoding T9SS type A sorting domain-containing protein, with product MLSNNNFLNIYGLIYLFSLLFPTVGLGQHAWERVYGDSIGECASEVEQTKDGGYIILGNNHDKTTSNHDIYLVKTAANGDTLWTRTYDKTAYDAGNSIEQTTDGGYLILGKRQVETGDNQFNSRMYLIKTNSNGDTLWTRTYASFSSISSDEVGFSIQQTADGGFILLGGINNNSIGICLLKIDTLGTVLWKKKYSRNRMYWVSEGVVQETSDSGYIVSISCLASDPVLQNSYLGVLYKFDVNGNEVWNTTYDPSKKTRLYDVKETIDGGFIVARSTLFLGTYSPDVNQGIIDKLDANGRLIWSKNTIGIPLSLDLTSNGGFICTGFVDGGNLESQLFIQKLDASGNSLLERIYGGAGRDVGSSIRAVSNGGFIVAGETTSHGNGDLDLYVILVDSAGIYLAGTIQGNIFQDLDLNCISTTGDIDLEGIVVQASLNNTNLNYYGTTDSLGHYEIPCQWGRYSISIPQLHPYYSFHCPQNILMDTVGFNDTVNFPLEATILCPVMHVDASVSILRKTAPSTYGIQYCNHGTVDGQNVSIEVDIDPFLTIHSFSIPPISQVGNTYTFNVGTVGIGECGTIDVAVQVDSSAILGQTHCVEVHISPDSLCLPHSWTGMILEAQGTCQNDSVFFRIENLSTTSTTIPRNYWVFEDDIIMRTGTVNVPNGGDTMIAISAAPRKFYRIEVEQEAGIPWVVADPIASAFVEGCVPDNNGEFNVGLPNLYPNGHAPTFMAIDCRENGGAFDPNNKIAKPVGYASNHYIKMNQYIDYQINFQNTGTDTAFQVILIDTLSTYLDVSTIQMTTASHPYTWQLKDNGVLEVRFENIMLPDSFVNEAASHGFVKFRIWQKENNPIGTVIYNFADIYFDQNDPIRTNTTDHEIGLNFYTITIAPPAVETETIVSAFPNPFTDCVTIQVEGKKYQALTLVVYDLMGHQVAAAFDHDTNKIQLKRNRLNTGVYLFKLVGEGKPICSGKIVAQ from the coding sequence ATGTTATCAAACAACAATTTTCTTAATATTTATGGGTTGATCTATTTGTTTAGTTTATTGTTTCCTACTGTTGGTTTGGGACAACATGCCTGGGAACGTGTTTATGGTGATTCTATAGGTGAATGTGCTTCCGAAGTAGAACAAACTAAGGATGGTGGCTATATTATATTAGGGAACAATCATGACAAAACAACCAGTAATCATGATATTTATTTAGTTAAGACAGCTGCTAATGGGGATACTTTGTGGACTCGTACTTATGATAAAACAGCTTATGATGCAGGAAATTCTATTGAACAGACGACAGATGGTGGTTATCTAATTTTGGGAAAGAGGCAGGTAGAAACAGGGGACAATCAATTCAATTCTCGGATGTATTTGATAAAGACTAATTCTAATGGGGATACTTTGTGGACCCGTACGTATGCTTCTTTTTCCTCTATAAGCTCTGACGAAGTGGGATTTTCAATACAGCAGACGGCAGATGGTGGGTTTATTTTACTTGGAGGAATTAATAATAATTCTATAGGTATCTGCCTATTAAAAATCGATACTCTTGGAACTGTTTTATGGAAAAAAAAATATTCTAGAAATAGAATGTACTGGGTTTCAGAAGGTGTTGTCCAAGAAACAAGTGATAGTGGTTATATTGTATCAATATCCTGTTTGGCAAGTGATCCTGTTTTGCAAAATAGCTACTTGGGGGTGCTGTATAAATTCGATGTCAATGGAAATGAAGTCTGGAATACGACTTATGATCCTTCTAAAAAAACAAGGCTATATGATGTAAAAGAGACCATTGATGGTGGCTTTATTGTTGCAAGAAGCACTCTTTTTTTAGGGACATATAGTCCTGATGTTAATCAGGGGATTATTGATAAATTAGATGCCAATGGTCGCCTTATATGGTCTAAAAATACGATAGGGATTCCTTTGTCTTTGGATTTAACAAGTAATGGTGGTTTTATTTGTACAGGTTTTGTGGATGGAGGGAATTTAGAGAGCCAGCTGTTTATTCAAAAATTGGATGCTTCAGGGAATAGCCTATTAGAGCGTATTTATGGAGGAGCTGGTAGAGATGTAGGATCAAGTATTAGGGCAGTTTCAAATGGAGGGTTTATTGTTGCAGGAGAAACTACTAGTCATGGAAACGGTGATCTGGATCTTTATGTGATATTAGTAGATAGTGCAGGGATTTATTTAGCAGGAACCATACAAGGAAATATATTCCAAGATTTAGACCTGAATTGCATTTCTACTACAGGCGATATTGATCTAGAGGGAATTGTTGTTCAAGCTTCCTTAAATAATACCAATCTTAACTATTATGGTACAACAGATAGCCTTGGGCATTATGAAATTCCTTGTCAATGGGGACGTTACAGCATCTCAATTCCTCAATTACATCCCTATTATTCCTTTCATTGTCCGCAAAACATCCTAATGGATACCGTGGGATTTAATGATACTGTAAATTTTCCATTAGAAGCGACTATACTATGCCCTGTAATGCATGTAGATGCATCTGTATCTATATTGAGGAAAACAGCTCCTAGTACTTATGGAATTCAATATTGTAATCATGGAACAGTAGATGGACAAAATGTAAGTATAGAAGTAGATATAGATCCTTTTTTAACGATACATAGTTTTTCTATTCCTCCTATCAGTCAAGTTGGAAATACTTATACATTTAATGTTGGAACGGTTGGGATTGGAGAATGCGGGACGATTGATGTAGCAGTACAGGTTGATAGTAGTGCTATCTTAGGGCAGACGCATTGTGTAGAGGTACATATAAGCCCTGATTCGCTTTGCTTACCCCATTCTTGGACAGGAATGATTTTAGAAGCTCAAGGGACTTGCCAAAATGATAGTGTTTTCTTTAGAATTGAAAATCTAAGTACGACAAGTACTACGATTCCAAGAAATTATTGGGTATTTGAGGATGATATTATTATGCGCACAGGAACGGTTAATGTTCCAAATGGAGGGGATACTATGATTGCTATTTCGGCTGCTCCTAGAAAGTTTTATCGAATAGAGGTAGAACAAGAGGCTGGTATTCCTTGGGTAGTAGCAGATCCTATCGCAAGTGCATTTGTAGAGGGGTGTGTTCCTGATAATAATGGAGAATTTAATGTAGGGCTTCCCAACTTATATCCAAATGGTCATGCACCAACATTTATGGCGATTGATTGTCGAGAAAATGGAGGGGCTTTTGATCCTAACAATAAAATAGCAAAACCTGTAGGATATGCTTCCAATCATTATATCAAAATGAATCAATATATTGATTACCAGATAAATTTTCAAAATACAGGAACAGATACAGCATTTCAAGTCATCTTAATAGATACCTTATCTACTTACTTAGATGTTTCTACCATTCAGATGACTACGGCAAGTCATCCTTATACTTGGCAATTAAAGGACAATGGGGTCTTGGAAGTGCGATTTGAAAATATCATGCTACCCGATAGCTTTGTTAATGAAGCAGCATCTCATGGTTTTGTCAAGTTTAGAATCTGGCAAAAAGAAAATAATCCTATTGGTACGGTCATTTACAATTTTGCAGACATTTATTTTGACCAAAATGATCCAATCCGAACGAATACAACCGATCATGAAATAGGATTAAATTTTTATACCATTACAATTGCCCCACCTGCTGTTGAAACAGAAACAATAGTTAGCGCATTTCCTAATCCATTTACGGATTGCGTAACTATTCAGGTAGAAGGGAAAAAATATCAAGCATTAACATTAGTCGTTTATGACCTGATGGGACATCAAGTTGCTGCTGCTTTTGATCATGATACTAACAAAATTCAACTCAAACGCAATAGACTCAATACTGGAGTATACCTCTTTAAATTAGTAGGAGAAGGTAAGCCAATCTGTAGTGGGAAAATAGTTGCTCAATAA